ATCAAACACAACATATAAAAGGGCtagtttggtaaccattctattaatctatttttttttggttattttgttcctaggaacaaaagaaaaaaaaaagaatagaaatcaacTTGGTAACATTAGCTAACTTTTATGGtccctaaaatagaaaagtggccaGGGAATATacttggaacataaataaaaagtaaaaaaattcatttttttgctttcaagaacaaaaagagaaataaggttaCTTTAGAAAAATAAGCTCAACGTAACCTAATGCTCATCTTTACACAATTGATTCAAGGTCCAATCTCCTAACCCAATCTAAGTCACcattttttggaatataaaaaaaatagaaaatagattttgagtagttttactatctagtttagaattagtttagtataaaaaaatgtgaacatttttttggtgaaaattggattcaaaattgaataagcttttaCATGGTATGGATTTTtcaatgtcattttcttttagagacaATGCTAAGTCATGAAAGATCGGCGACTCCAGCCTTTTTCCCTTAAGATTCCATAAGAGATATTCTTTAAGGTTATctacaattatttttaatagaaaattagatAGCTACGTACAAGTTTTTTGCATTACCATATGTCTTTTGTTCATAGCAATCAAATAAGTTTGTGCTCCATGGATTTCTGATGTTATTTGCTTGAAAGTTTGATGAGTTTGTGCAAATAAGCACATCAACTTTGGGATCGCTTCCATTCTTAGTTGTTCTGTTATTGCTCATTCCACCAAGCAACCACTTGCTCTTCTTCTTGCAGCTAAAGAAGCTCAAAAGGTctatgcatttatttattgtaatACCCAAAGATTTGTAGTCAACTTCCTCATATTGTGAGTTATAAACCAGTGGAACTCTCTGTTACCATTTCTGGCCatccattttttattaactattaCGTTGGGTTTTCTGAGACCATCTTAGAATATCTTGATGAGATAAATCCTTACAAAAGTCCAATTTTATCAAGTGTAcactgaaatttttataattaaatgaaaaaaattggaatagaaattcttaGGGTCGTACAAAACacatttttggtctttttctattATGGGGATAGATATAttttacagttaccaaacatattCTTTTGCTCGGAAACTTGTCCaaagagtagaaatagaaaaaaactattctagaacaaaaattattttcaaaaatagaaatatcatcaAACGCACCCAAAACTCCTCCATATAGGCTTAATATCTTACCAAACCAGCCAAGCATGAAGGATAACAAAGTGAAGTAGCCGTCTTCAAGATGGAGACATATATTTCATGCAATCCTAATTGAGTTCGGCTGATTCAAGTCAACCAAGTCCTACTTTCCTTTTCCATGTTACCTGTCTCAGCCCCTTTTTTTAATGCCCACGGCCAAGAAGTCCATATACTTCACTTTATCTGGCTGGGTATTATTGGACGAGCTCAACCTcgattttaattttcaatatataagtTGAGTCCATGATCAAAATTATTTACTATCGGTGCTGTCTTTATCacaatatttatataaaagaTATGGGCGAGGGCAAGCTCACCCAGCCGCGCgacggtgaggctcgccctcgccatggctgggtgaGACTTTACCTAGCATCACTATGGCGAGGGCGAGCTTGCCTCTAAGATGGCAAGGCCTAGTGGCTAGCAAGGTCAACTTCGCTGGCCGTAAACTCCAGTGACCAGCCgcaagaaagaatgaaagaaaaattaataaataatttaaaaaataaaatattattaaaaattatcacgtcAGTGTCGGCTAGATGGCCAGCGCTAGCAAACCAAAGTTGATcggatagactaaattgacacaattgcaaaatgtttagaactaaattggccaaaaagcagtttaggattgaattgaaaatattgcaataggtttatgattgttttgctaattttcccatcaattgcatgttatttTTGCATGCCAATATTGGATTATATGTTGAAATGCTGAAGTTGTATGCTTCTTGAAATTGCACATCGTCATGGATTGCACACTGAAATTCGAATCAAATGTTGTTTCGATGGGATTGGATTCGTCCTCGTTAATTACTAGGGAACTATTTTCCTTCACGAGGTGAATTCCCTGATTCGATATTGGATTCATGCCCGTTTGATTGAATATTGCTACAGTTCTTGCATATAACCTCTTTAgctacaaaaataataaattttacatCGTTCTTGAGCATATGATACAAACATCATCTCACAAATGACATGAAAACAGAAACCAAGACAAAAAAAGACATATAGACAAAATGGGGCCATTTTTATCAGCCCTAAGCAACTCAAAATCCTGTCACAGTGACAAAGAAAAACCAAGTTCTTGTAGATGACCGGCCACAAGCTATTTCGGGGAGTTCTCGAGCCATCAACTCAAATGGAGTACAAAACAAGTCTCGACCATCGCATATTTTATGGCGTCAAATGAGGTTCTGTTCTTTTCTCCTTGTAGCTTTCAGATGGGATTCTGGACTAACAGTCGagttctattcacttttctattGCTTTCTTCTGCCCGTAGTGGCTGGGGTCCCATCGAAGAGCTCGTCGATGTACGTCTCCAAGTCCTCCGGTTGATACTTCACGTACTTCTCCGATTGCCTTCCCGCTGTAAAATGGTGCGAGTGCCGGCCCAGGAACGACCGGTATGCCGGAATTACCACCGCAGATATTGAAACCCTAAGCTCCGATTGCAGCTGCTCGTCCTTCACAATCCATGCGCTCTGCGTCTTGTGAATTTCTTCGAACATCGCGTTGAAGGTCTTGAACCTCTCCTTCAACTCCGGCTTCGAGACCTTCCCATGCACGTTCAACCCCTCGTCTCGGAAGCAACCCAAGACTTTACTCCAAGTTTCCCTCTGGTAATTCTTATGGTACTGCCTTAGCTCCGATGATTTCTTGCGTCGCCAATTGTTGCCCATCAGCTCATTGATCTCGACCGAGCCTTTCACTTTCTGCAAGATGTACCGTCCATTATTCATCATGAATATGAAGCTCAGGGACACGTCCTTGTAGAGCTTGGATTTCGCTTCAAGATTCGAATCTAACAAATCCATGACTCTTGTTAACTGGATTGAGAACGGCGATGGTTCCTTCTCTGAGTTGTCCTGATTGTTCTCGCCTTGAAATTCTGTTCTGTTGTTGGAATCAGCTCGTTCGATCTTCAAGTGCTCTTTGAAAACTTGCTCTAGAGTTTCTTTGTACTCACTTGCATACTTCAGATAGTTTATAGTGTAACTTGTTAAGGGGTGAACTGCACCTCCGGGCACAGGGTTTTTACCTGCAATAAATGGACTCGATAAATAACAATTTAACTATTATCTAATTGATTCAATCTTTTGAATCTATTGAGCAATGCCAATTGGGGATTGAATGtctgaatttcttacctgcatCTGTTTTGATTGAGTTTTCTAAGTCACTGAACATGCTCACAATAGCCTCGCCAATCCGAGATCGTGCAGTATTAATCTCCGTCCTCAATTGATTTGCACTGTCTTCGTCCTTGAAATATCGATCCATGGTACATGTCATATCTCGCAGAGTCTCAAACATGTCCAAGAACTTGAACAACTTTTCAGCTGACCTCTTCGATGACATTGCTACTGCTTCAGAGAAATTCAAGATATGAATCAACATGCTTCGAGTGAGATTATAGAATAGATGAGTTGCAATTGATGGATATCCAGCGAACACAGCCTCTGCAAGCCTCAACTCTCGATAGAAATGCACCGATGCACATTCTTTGAAGGTTTGGATCCACTtgacaatctctctctctagagcttCCCATTGCATCTTTTGCACGTCGTCGATGCTAATATTCTCAAAGCCGAACTTGTTAAATAGTTCTTCGAATGAATTCCTCCTTGTGACTATATAAACTTGACAGCACTCGCTTTCATAACCACATGAGATCATCTCCTTTGCTATCTTGTTCAAACCAGACACGATATCATTTGTGTATCCAAATGAATCGCCCTCCTCAATGGATTGATCTGATTCTTCGGTGGACTCTTGTTTTGATTTGAcgtttccttctttctctaaATCAATAGGCCGACATTCATCTAATGACACCCTGGAATATGGAAAAGATTACCCAGTAGATTCATCAGCGTGCATTCATGCCACACCATTCAATCATAATGTTTTATGACATGTctaaattattctaaaaatcgACAAAAAACTAAAGCTAAGAGGGTAACGTAGTTGAAAGCTTCTTTACCTGAAttcatcttccaaaaacgaCAGAGCTTCTTGTTGGATTTTCCCAATCCGATTAATCAATGAAGCAAACTTTTCTCTGCATTTAGAGGGTGCGACTACAGTTGCCAGCTTCGAGACGCGAccaacaatttccaaaaaagaattAACCTGTGGGTCTTGAGACCATTTCGCTTTCCCTTCACCCAGGTCGGTGCAATATCCCGCTACTTCGGCCTCGACAAAATCCATGAGCCTGTCGACGAATTCAGGGATTTCCGAAGGATCATTTTCATCGttagaggaggaaagaattgtgGCAAGCTTGTCAATGTCTTCCAAAGCCTTCTCAAGGCTATAACAAACTTCAGGATCAACAACATCAACCTTCTCTTCAGCAATCTCACTTGTATCGATCTTCTCTTGATCTTTCTTCCCCTCATCCTCATCGTTCCTCTCTCCATGACCGGTGACCCAACCTTCTTGTGGATTGGCTCCAGGAGACCTCAACGCCGGCGAAGAATCCCCATCATCTTTCAGATCATGCTTTTTGGGGGTGATCGGGTTGGATTTGTCAGAAGGGTCGCTTTCCATTGTTTGTTGTGTTGTGATGCTACCGAACGACAAATCGAATTCTCTCTTTATTTCCTTGGAAggtcaagagaaaaaagaggcgAAGATGGAAGATTAAGTGGAAGAGAGATTTCAAAGAGATTCATCTAATGTTAGTTTGGGACTTCTATCGATTGTTTTTGGTTTACATTGTTTGAGGGTTGAAATGGTCGTTGCATGCatgggaggggagagagagagagagtttgggAACGTACGGACAGGAAAGTTACATGCAAGACAGAGGGAGAGATTGTCGTGTGTTCTTTGTTTGGAAACATGGAAAGTTTGACTGATGTGGGAAGCCAATGCTCAAGGATAAACCGTTAACATGTGTGCGGGTagtattgcttgattttttaaGCATTTTTAAGTGCATTCCATGGTGGAAAAAAAAGACTGAAGTTGGTGCTAAAAATGGAGTATTTCGCCTACTAATGCTCGGGTAAATTTAACCAACATCAATGGATGGACTGATAATTCTTATGCTTTCAAATAGGCAAATCACCCTTGATTCTCCATTTTTACAATattcaatcctaattttatCAGTACAAAGTTGTCTGAAATTCTTATCCAAttcaaacaaagtaaaaattaattacCTAACTACAGTCATTATATGAGAAACGGAATAAAAAAGGACTAAACTTATATTGCGCTTGTTACGGCGGAATGGAATGGAAATGGAGAATgagatataataaaattaaaagagaattgAATGCCAAGATGACTTCGATATTTTGTCTGGTAAGCCGTGGGAATAGATACGAGCATTCGTGTATTTGGCTGggagaataaaaaaaggttGTGGAAACGAGAATTTTCagctaaattcaattttttttatgtacttGCATTGATATGATAGTGCAACAATAGGTATTGCTCAAACACAATTGGAACATCAATATCTCAACATTAATCACATTATTTGGCAATCGTATATATTCactaattctttattttttttttaattattgtctGTAATTGAGAAGTATCATGATGAAAATTTCtgaacacaatttgcatttgtttattatttcttGTTAGTCATATATTCATTAATCacaatttgttaaatatgattcataattaattagaaaatgaatCTTGGCCCGAAAGACAACTCTTGGCCAAAACTTTTAGATATTGCATACTTAAGGAACTATATTGTCCACCATTAAAATTTCCGTCACAATTGTATCTTGGGTAAACAGTTGGCGCATTTTCAAGCTACACTTAAAAGTCATGGTTAAAATTATCTCCCGAACGAAAACGGGAGCTTTTTCACGCGACACTCGCATTTCCTCGGATGAAAGTTGATGTTTTTCCACCCTTTTCCAGCGAAAAAACCCTTCCAGGATGCCATCATTATATTACAAACCCGATAAGTCAGGCCAATCAGATCACATAAATCAAGCAAAACTATATAGAATCTCTCCTATGCAAGATCATAGGGACTTGACACGCCATGAATTCGCGATGGGCTCTATGAATAGACAAGAAAAAGGGTAATAATGCTTAGGCAATAGCATCAAaaggaggggaagaaaagaggGGTCAGGACAAACGAACGAATAAACAAGGAGAGACGAGCCAAAGGAGGATAGGAGGGAGGGCATTTAATGGCCAAGACAAGAACATTAAATACTTCTGAGACTGAGAGAGTAAAATTAATTGCTTGCCTTAATCGCTGCAATTGTCTGTTCGTCCTCTTCATACCCTTCTTATCTCTTCGAACCCACCCCCTCGCATCTCATTTAATGcccccatctctctccctctctctctctctctaggtgcAGGTGTAATAATTCAAGCTATTTAAACACCGCGGTCAAAAAAGTTAAAGAGGTCATTTCATTAATGTTTTCTCGAAGCTACTTCGATCGCACAGttaaatttcttcatccttCTGGAGTAAATAATTGCAAGTGCATCAGCTTACTTTGCATAAAGCGTGTTCAAAGTACTGTACTTTTGACCTGATTCTTGATACTTGGAATCCATCAGGAGCCATGCGTGCAGAAATGAGTGCTTCAAGAATCTTGTTTCAAGACCTTGATCCTGGAAAAAATCATGGCCGAGGACTTTTTTGTACTCGCATTCGACCTTCATTCGCAAATTCGGCGGTGTAGTTAATTGGAGTTCGAAAATGGCATATCTAAGGAGCGTTTGAAAAGGTTTAGATATGTTAGCATTCTCACCTTTGCAcagccaaaataaaaaagataattcATAGGGTGGTAAATAGCCAGTGACCGCAGTACTCTCGGAGTCAAAAACGATCCCTTCAGAacaacgaaaaagaaaaatgaatccACGGGACAATCAACATCCATGAAATTACCTACCAATTACCATGGTCCAAACTAGATATCATATAGATTTTCTTTCCAGCTGTAACTTCTTGTTCAGCTCCGAACCGAGTCGAGCCGGGTctggctcgagctcgagcttgtcCAACTTCGGGTTCGAGCTGGTTGGTGGAATCTCTGGCCGTGGCCCCGTTTGTGGACACAACGGATCGCCCGCTGGATTTGGTAGTTGTGTCCTCATCAATGGCACCGGCGGTGCTGCACAGACCGGAATGACCGATCGGATCTGGACCGCCGGGGCGATCTGGTGCGGGCGGAATCCGCCCGTGTAAACGGGTCGCGGGGATGATCCGGACACATTTCTGTTGTGGCCATGATGTCCGTCTCTGCTAGTACTGATCCCTTGAAGGAATGGCAATGAGGAGTTGGGTCTTGCGAGATTCGGATGATCACTTCGTTTATCGACAATTTTTGGACTTGGGTAAATACTTGACCCGATAGGTCTCTTCCCACTGTCTTGTTCCATGTCCCATCGATTCTCTCTCGGTGGAGGTAGAATCTTGGAAGCTGATCTTGGTGGGGGTGGAGGAAGCAGAGACAGGAAGTTGTTCTGCTTCTGTGAAGATGACGACAACGGTGACGATGAAAAAGGAGAAGCACCACCTTGTCCTTGTGGGATGTAATTCATTAGCAACTTCTCCACGAGCCTGTGCAATTGAAGGCTTGTGGAGGGGGAAGCAGAGTGGTTCATTGCAGTACCCCTGATCGATCCTCTTCTTGGTTGGTTCTGATCCCTTCTCCTGATCCCTTGCTTAGCCTCATCTCTGGGCCTCAAAGAACTCAGGTCTGGCACTGCAAAAGCAAGAGATGTTGATCAATCTGGTCTGGTCTTTGATGGACTCAAATATGGCAAATGAGTGAGGGAAAAGAGGGTAACTTTGCACCCTAGTGCTGTACCTGTTTTGAGTGTAGACCACGCTGCGATCGCTGCATTCTTCTCTGCTTGTTTCTTCGTTTTGGCTGATTCACCAGTGAAGCTCATCCCAGCAATCCCCACAGTGCAAGTGAACGTGGGAACATGACCAGGGCCTGATCTCACCGTCGTGTACACAGGCAGGTTCAGGCCTGCCCTGTGAGCTGTTTCCTGGAGCAGATTCTTGTAGATCCCCGTCTCGTCCTTCACAATGATCAATGACCAAGATGATTCAGAAGCTAAAACGTAAAACCCCATGCGGTTTGCTCTGTTTTGCTTAAAAGCCACATAAATATTCTCAAAATGGAAGCTTTAGCTAAAAAAGCTCAAAACAATATGCCAAAAAAACATCCCCTTCGGAGATGGGAAAACATCCAAATATCAATTTGAGGAAACTAACAAGGATTCTTGCAGTGAGAGATCTTGAAGGACCCCTTGTGGAGAGGACATTGAGGGCTACTTCTGCAGCTGCATGCTCTGCCTGCCTCAGCGTATTGCAGTAGCTTGGGCTTTCGAAGATTTCGCCATTGAAGTTCACACAAGCTTTGAACCTCGGAGCATGATCTGGTCCTTCTCTGATGCAGGCATAAGAAGGGAGGTTGAAGCAGCTTCTCTGCGCAAGTTCTTGCAGTTGGTTCTTATACATGATCTGACCACGAAGCAAACTAACCACAGTGAACcaaaaccatataaaagaaaaaataacgaCAATATAGAAGCAAGATCATCAGAGACACGAAAGAATCTGAACGAGAGAAGAGTGCTGAGAACATGGTACTTTCACCTGATTGCTCCCTCTTTCTTTGCATTGGCCTGTGGGTATTTTGCTCTCAGGAACAATAGGTAGTTGACTAGAACGAGAAGGACGATGAGGCTTTGCCTTTTTtctgaagagaaaaaaggaagatgaaCCCGGGAATTGGCGTGACCTCTGAGCCCTGCTTCTGTCTGTCCGAGACTCTATCAGAGCTAAATTTACTTGCTtgtccaattttcttttttcttttttagcagcATTCTTTTTAATCAAGGAAATTGGGTTTAAATGACACGGTAAAACATTTTTGCTTTCCTGGTGCAACAAGGTTTTAAGCAAGTattgatgaaaatgaaaatttgcttAAGATGATGCTTGAAAATTAACTTATGTGTGCTATCGAACAAAAacaataaagggaaaaaaaaaaagaaatttgagaatCTCAAAACTGTTTTCAGGTCATTGTTACCGTGATATTATAAGACGATGGACTCCCCCTTCAAACTCCTAAACTATAAAATTACAAGTGCCAATGTAAATGGTCATGGAATTTGACAGATACTTCAATAATCTGTGGATTATATTCGATTTGTAAAAATTTGCGACATTTGGCTCATCTATACTGGGTCAAGTCACTGAGTGCCCGCCAATATCAGCCAAGCAAAACTTGATATTTTACCAAAATTCATTCATCTGTTGCTTCCCTGACTCCAGccaaggatttttctttttctttttttttttaataaaaaaattgaattgactgGACAGACACTCCCATGTGTTTGACTTTcagatattttaaatatatattttgtctGTAGTACGTAGTAGAGGTCATGTGAGGTCGAGTTAATGTTCGAGAAAGCAGGGGATTGGCTTGAGACATTGGGTCGGGCGGTGTGCTCTCTTCCACGAAAGACTTGACTTATCAGACCAAGACATAGATCATTCTTAACCTTCGCAATGTATTTGTTTTCCCCCGCAAGACATGCGCATTGAGAGGTTTGTACAATGTCTCCAGGAGGAACCGTTTCTCGCCAAAAAAAGTCGTTAAGATCTTAAGTGTCTCcatgtttttgaaaaaaaaattgtcgggTACGGGACGACGGATCGGTCTTTCGAGGGCTCAAGTTTCCAGGGGATCATGCTTGAAGCAATGCATTTAATTTGGAGCTGAAACAGAGggtggaggggagagagagagagagagagagtagggatAGGGTGGTCCAAGCCCTGCAGAACACCAGGGTCATGTCGTCATTAAAACTCTCTTTTGAAATGGGGTTTTCCGTAGGAGACCAAATTGGGATGTCGATCAATCAATGCCTCCCCCACCCCCCCTCCATCGCGTAGCGCAAATTGCTTTGACGAAACGAACGTCACAGGCGGGCTAGGGCGGGCTAAATGCCTTGGTTCACATGCGGTGTGTGTGCTGGATTTAGGTTTAGGTAAAATGTTTGTGCAGATTCCGCGCCGCTTGTCGTCTTCAAGATGCTAAGGTGATGGGACCGACTCGGAGACCTAAATTTTGTTGCAAGTTATAATATATTATCCAATGGACGATGAAACTCCCTAGGGTGAtaaatcttggaaatggagaaatGGGTATTGGTACACATGAGGATTTTAACTTGTCCTTTTATATTTCGAATGCGTCTGGACATTTGTCGCTATTATTAGATGTTAGGATTTTTCGTCATTCGAAAATCTATAAATACCAGACATATCAAACAGGTGGGTTTTGCATTGAATCAAAAA
This region of Eucalyptus grandis isolate ANBG69807.140 chromosome 8, ASM1654582v1, whole genome shotgun sequence genomic DNA includes:
- the LOC104417319 gene encoding exocyst complex component EXO70B1, with protein sequence MESDPSDKSNPITPKKHDLKDDGDSSPALRSPGANPQEGWVTGHGERNDEDEGKKDQEKIDTSEIAEEKVDVVDPEVCYSLEKALEDIDKLATILSSSNDENDPSEIPEFVDRLMDFVEAEVAGYCTDLGEGKAKWSQDPQVNSFLEIVGRVSKLATVVAPSKCREKFASLINRIGKIQQEALSFLEDEFRVSLDECRPIDLEKEGNVKSKQESTEESDQSIEEGDSFGYTNDIVSGLNKIAKEMISCGYESECCQVYIVTRRNSFEELFNKFGFENISIDDVQKMQWEALEREIVKWIQTFKECASVHFYRELRLAEAVFAGYPSIATHLFYNLTRSMLIHILNFSEAVAMSSKRSAEKLFKFLDMFETLRDMTCTMDRYFKDEDSANQLRTEINTARSRIGEAIVSMFSDLENSIKTDAGKNPVPGGAVHPLTSYTINYLKYASEYKETLEQVFKEHLKIERADSNNRTEFQGENNQDNSEKEPSPFSIQLTRVMDLLDSNLEAKSKLYKDVSLSFIFMMNNGRYILQKVKGSVEINELMGNNWRRKKSSELRQYHKNYQRETWSKVLGCFRDEGLNVHGKVSKPELKERFKTFNAMFEEIHKTQSAWIVKDEQLQSELRVSISAVVIPAYRSFLGRHSHHFTAGRQSEKYVKYQPEDLETYIDELFDGTPATTGRRKQ
- the LOC104414719 gene encoding double-stranded RNA-binding protein 3, producing the protein MYKNQLQELAQRSCFNLPSYACIREGPDHAPRFKACVNFNGEIFESPSYCNTLRQAEHAAAEVALNVLSTRGPSRSLTARILDETGIYKNLLQETAHRAGLNLPVYTTVRSGPGHVPTFTCTVGIAGMSFTGESAKTKKQAEKNAAIAAWSTLKTVPDLSSLRPRDEAKQGIRRRDQNQPRRGSIRGTAMNHSASPSTSLQLHRLVEKLLMNYIPQGQGGASPFSSSPLSSSSQKQNNFLSLLPPPPPRSASKILPPPRENRWDMEQDSGKRPIGSSIYPSPKIVDKRSDHPNLARPNSSLPFLQGISTSRDGHHGHNRNVSGSSPRPVYTGGFRPHQIAPAVQIRSVIPVCAAPPVPLMRTQLPNPAGDPLCPQTGPRPEIPPTSSNPKLDKLELEPDPARLGSELNKKLQLERKSI